Part of the Stackebrandtia endophytica genome is shown below.
CGCGCGACATCGGGTTGACCGATGCGCACCTTCGGCGACTGGATCTGGCCGGCGCCGGTTCCATCGGAGTGCCTCAGTAGGTCATTCGCGCTGCCGAGCGGCCTATCGGTTACGGTCGCTCGGCAGCAACGCCCACACCTCGGTGTCATGTCGGACTCCGTTGTGAAGGAACGCCTCTCGTAGCGTGCCCTCCAACCGCATGCCCATGCGCCGTGCGACCCCGTTGCTGCGTTCATTGGCCGGGCTGGTGTGCCACTCGATGCGGCTCATCCCCCGCTCGTCGAATGCGTAGTCGATGAGGTGGGACACCGCCGCGCTGATGAGTCCGTTGCCCTCGGCGGCCTTCTCCAACCAGACTCCGATTTCACACACCCCGGTGTTCCGGTTGAACGAGACGAACATGACTCCACCGACCAGCACACCGTCTCGCCAGATCCCGAAGAGTCGGCCGGCATCGGCGGCCTGCCGATCGGCATAGGACTGCAATGCGGCGCGAGCCGACGCCAGGTCGGTCGAACGGCTCGCCCATGGAATCCACGGATCGAGGTTCGATCGAGCCCGATCCATGTGGGTCAGGAATTCCTCAGCCTGCCACGGCTCCAGGGGGCACAGCTTCGCCGAGTCGGACAACGCGATCGAGAACATGTCGACGCCTTTCAGTTGAACAGCGGGGGTCTGCCAACTCCATCGGGTCGGGGAGGCAGTTGACGCATTTGGAGTATCCACATCGGCTTCGACGCCTACGCTTCGGGGAGTCGAAATACCGGAAAGGGCATCCGTGATGAAACTGACCGTTACCACGTTCGTCTCCGTTGACGGTGTCATGCAGGCACCCGGCGGACCGGAGGAGGACCGGACCGGTGGATTCGAACGGGGAGGCTGGCTCGCACCGTTCTTCGACGAGCAAGCCGGCCAGTTCATGAACGACACCTTCGACAAGGTGGGCGCCTTCCTGCTGGGACGCCGCACCTATGACATCTTCGCCGGTTACTGGCCCAAGGTCACCGACCCGAACGACCCGATCGCCGGCAAACTCAACAACACTCCCAAGTACGTCGCCTCGACAACCCTCACCGACCCCACGTGGGACGGCACCACGGTGATCAGTAGCGACGTGCCCGGTGAGGTCGCTCGACTCAAACAACAACCCGGCCGAGAACTCCAGGTCCACGGCAGTGGCAAACTCGTCCAGACCCTGCACGAACACGACCTCGTCGACGAGTACCGCCTCCTGGTCTTCCCGGTCGTCGTCGGAGGAAACGGCCGACACCTGTTCGCCGATGACGGCCTCGCCACCTCACTCGACCTGGTCGAATCCCACACGACGGGTTCGGGGATCGCCATCCACGTCTACCAACCGACCGGGCGTCCCGAGTACGCCACCGTCGGAGAATGACACCGCACGCGTACGTCGGTCCCGTCGAACCGGTAACGCCCGGTGCCCAATCGACGGTAGCGTGCGCTCGGCGAACGCGGCCGTCCACCCGATGACGGAACGGGCTCCCACCCAGCACCTGGGGAGTCGATTGCGTAGCGCTTGGCCGCGTTGGCATCGAACACCGGCAGCCACAAGATTCCGGGAATCGTGAGCAGGCGAGCGACGCTCCTCAGCGCCGAACCCGCCGCTGTTTGCGATAACCGTCCAAGACGTCCTGACGCAGCAGGTGTCCGAACCCGGCGGACTCCAACCGCAACCCCAATTGGGCTTCGCCGATACCGAGTTCGGCGGCGGTATCCGCCAGATGCCAGTCGTTGGAGGCGAGCCGGTCGAGAAGGTAACCCCGGCGGACCTGGTTGTTCGACAGACGAAACGTCTTGAGGTAGGTGATGGCGCCGCTGTCGTCGGTGATGGCCTCACCGATGTGGTTTTCCAGCCCGGGACGAAACGACGGCAGGAACCGGGAAAGCGCGAATCGCCCCATCCGGTACACCGAGTTGACCTGTTCTCCCAGAGCGGCGGCCATAGTCGAGTCGTGGAAATGCCGCCACTGGTCCTCCTGCTCGTCAACGGCAGAACGCAACTGGGCCAGCGAGCGGACATCGGAGTCGGCGATGCGCGCCCGAAAGTCGGGTACCGGCGGCAGCAGGTTCGCGTAATGGTGGATCAATTCGCCGTACAGGTCCAGCAACAGCGTGGGATGCAGCGCCCGATAGTCGTCCGGATGCGGCACCACGAAAGCGGTGGCCAATGCATCGGCGACGTACACCATCACTCCACATTGGCTGGGGTGAATCTCGAAGACGCGCAGCGCGTCGGCCAGCCCACGAACATCGGCACCCACATATGCCTCCTCAGCGCGAGGTGACAGGCCCCGACGGATCGCCTGCTGTGACCACTGCTCCCAAACCAGCGCGGGTCCACTGAAATGCAACGCCAGATACCCCTCCAGCGACAAGTGCATGGGAAGAAACCGCAGCCGATCCTTGGCCTGGCGACGGGCCATCCCGCGGTGGAAGCGGAGGCCCATCGTGGTGGGGAGCCAGTCGGGGTCGGTGGACAACTGGGTGCCGTACGCGGCCGCCGGCGTGCCGTCATCCGTCCACGTGGCGACGAACCCGTGCGGAATATAGGAGACGTACCCGCTACGCGGCCCCACCTTCACGAGCCCGCCCACCTCACCGTAGAGCCGCGAGCTCAACCGAAGGTCCTCAACGGGCTCGTCGCGAATCAGCGGTACCAACCGGATGGCGTTCCAGACCTGTGAAGGGCCGGTCGTCAAACCCGTCAGGTCCAGGGTGGTCACCATTCCCGCTCCCCGTGGTGTCGGTTCAACATGTGGGCCGCTCGGGTGTTCAGGTAGATGGTCAGGTCGGTCAAACCGGTGCGCCCTTCGGCGAACTGAGCCAGTTCCACCAGGGTCGCCAGATCCTCGGCGTCGCGAATACCCGCAGTGGGCACGGTGGGCGATAGTCGACGCACGTCGAAATCGACAGCATCGTAAACCGGGTTGAGATGAACGATGCTGGTGCGTCGTCCCGGATCCAGCCGTGTCCGCCAGATGCGCAGCACCTCTGCAGCCATGCCGGGAGGCGCGTTGTCCCAGCCATCGGAGATGACCACCAACCGGGCAGGTTCGGTTTCCAGTGCATCGAGGATGCGCCGTCCCAGCGGGGTGGGTCCGTCCGGTCGGGCAAGCAACGCGTCGGGCTGCCCGGACGTCCACAGCCCGGTGTAGTCGTCGGCGAGGCAGGCCAGCAGATAATGGCAGGCCAAAGCCACCGCCAACGGCCGACGACGCTTGACCACCGAACCGAACGAGGAGAAACTGTCGTCCAATACGGCGGTGACCTTGCCCCAGCTTCCCCGATGTCGGCCCACCACGCGGTCGGCAGCCGATTCCAGAGCACGGGTCAATTCGGGACGTCGTTGTCGACGCTCCTTCAGCGGCAGCGACACGACATAGGTGGCCAACCGTGTCAGCGGCATCACCGCCAGATCGGCTTCGGCCTCGGCAATACCCCGGTGACGCGCGGACTCCTGTAGCCGCAAGGTCTCCAAACGCGTCAACCGTGGAGCGATTCGTGCCAGGAAGACGTCACGGGGAACACCGTGTCTAGCGGCGAAGCCCTCGGCGACGGTGTAGGGCAACTCATACAGGGCGGCCTGCTCATAGTGCGCACGACGCCACGTCTCGAAGACCGGGGTCGAGTAGCGAACACGGGCCGACGGCGTGAACAGGAACGTCCCCAGTTCCTCGGCGGCGGAAGCCAGGTGTGCGTGGCGCAGCGCCCGCTTGAGACCGTTGCGATACTTCACCGCATCGAAGGCCAGGTCTGGTCGGGCCGCCAACCAATCGCGGATGATCGCGCGACACCGACGATTGTTCACACCGGCCCGCCGCAGGGCGTCGAACAGCCGATACACGCGTTGAGGAGGCAGCGTCGCCAACCGCGCGGAGATCAACCGTCCCTCGTTGCGGCGCTGGCCGGCGGTGGCGTCAGCCGTAGTCTCCAGCAGATGCCGAATGATCAGTGCGGCGTTGTGGTCGTTGATGTCGAGGGCGAGGACCCCGGCGTACAGGTCGCGATAGTTCCCCAGCATGTAAGCGTGAAGAAAATCCAACGACAATCGTTGCTCCGTTTGATCACTGTGGAATTCACGCTGGCCGGTGGCGGAGATCGCCGCATTGACGAAGAGCAGTACATCATCGGCGGCGACGAGGTCCTCGTATGAATCCATCGAAATCTTCCCGGGGGTGTGAGTACCGGCCGGGGAATGGGGGCACGAGCTGCGAATCATTGCTTCAGAGACAGGTTCCGGAAGTCGCACCGAAGTCCCGCGGCCGGTGGGAGGACTCTAACAAGGCCGACCAAACCTGCACGACCGACTTTCGAGTCGCTCCAGCCTGGCGGCACATTCGAGGACGAAGTCGCGGTATCCCTGCGCGACGGCGTAGTCGTTATCGAGCATCCAATGCATCCGGGAAGCCCCTACCAGTGCCGCCGTGATGAGGGCACCGGTGCGGACATCCGCAGGATCGAAGCGATGTCGGCAGCCGTCGAGATAGAGATCGGTCAGGTCGGTCCGGGCGGCGAGCATCAGGTGAGCGACGTCGGCCCCGATCGGTGCCACCCCGAGGGTCCCCCAATCGAGGACCACCATG
Proteins encoded:
- a CDS encoding ARPP-2 domain-containing protein — its product is MVTTLDLTGLTTGPSQVWNAIRLVPLIRDEPVEDLRLSSRLYGEVGGLVKVGPRSGYVSYIPHGFVATWTDDGTPAAAYGTQLSTDPDWLPTTMGLRFHRGMARRQAKDRLRFLPMHLSLEGYLALHFSGPALVWEQWSQQAIRRGLSPRAEEAYVGADVRGLADALRVFEIHPSQCGVMVYVADALATAFVVPHPDDYRALHPTLLLDLYGELIHHYANLLPPVPDFRARIADSDVRSLAQLRSAVDEQEDQWRHFHDSTMAAALGEQVNSVYRMGRFALSRFLPSFRPGLENHIGEAITDDSGAITYLKTFRLSNNQVRRGYLLDRLASNDWHLADTAAELGIGEAQLGLRLESAGFGHLLRQDVLDGYRKQRRVRR
- a CDS encoding dihydrofolate reductase family protein, which encodes MKLTVTTFVSVDGVMQAPGGPEEDRTGGFERGGWLAPFFDEQAGQFMNDTFDKVGAFLLGRRTYDIFAGYWPKVTDPNDPIAGKLNNTPKYVASTTLTDPTWDGTTVISSDVPGEVARLKQQPGRELQVHGSGKLVQTLHEHDLVDEYRLLVFPVVVGGNGRHLFADDGLATSLDLVESHTTGSGIAIHVYQPTGRPEYATVGE
- a CDS encoding GNAT family N-acetyltransferase — its product is MFSIALSDSAKLCPLEPWQAEEFLTHMDRARSNLDPWIPWASRSTDLASARAALQSYADRQAADAGRLFGIWRDGVLVGGVMFVSFNRNTGVCEIGVWLEKAAEGNGLISAAVSHLIDYAFDERGMSRIEWHTSPANERSNGVARRMGMRLEGTLREAFLHNGVRHDTEVWALLPSDRNR